In Pyrus communis chromosome 1, drPyrComm1.1, whole genome shotgun sequence, the following are encoded in one genomic region:
- the LOC137737181 gene encoding uncharacterized protein isoform X2: protein MSAVEVDKKVGDGENKQVEKSGELLFCGGTSWDAIGRRKGAIEGNLISPTRLRPLVDIDIRFVASGCSSCHCVALDVEGRCYTWGRNEKGQLGHGDTIQRDRPTVVSELSKVVRASSGKNHTVVLTEDGHSFAFGWNKHGQLGSGSAKNEVEASPVRCQVSEVKNVACGGDFTVWLSSVEGASILTAGLPQYGQLGHGTDNEYNTKDSSVKLAYEAQPRPKAIASLAGEIIVKVACGTNHTVAVDANGYVYTWGYGGYGRLGHREQKDEWAPRRVDVFQRNNILPPNAIISAGSVNSACTAGGGQLYMWGKIKNTGDDWMYPKPLMDLSGWNLRCMDSGNMHHFVGADSSCISWGHAQNGELGYGPNGQKSSAVPKKVDILEGMHVMSVACGLGHSMVIVDRTTVGDRLDQLEVYDGKASVEGSEEPVSAAPASKQTPKRGASKASENSKRKKSKEPSDSEDEEDSDEPDDDSDGSDDEDNGEQEPKRRRGGKTSGRGRGNEAKKAAPAEVKRGRGRPPSANKSPSPAPAKTGTGKRGRPRKS, encoded by the exons ATGTCTGCGGTCGAGGTGGATAAGAAGGTGGGGGATGGGGAGAATAAGCAGGTGGAGAAATCGGGAGAGCTTTTGTTCTGCGGAGGTACGTCTTGGGACGCCATTGGTCGCCGCAAAGGCGCCATTGAAGGTAACTTGATCTCCCCCACGCGCCTCCGCCCTCTCGTCGATATCGACATCCGATTCGTCGCCTCGGGTTGCT CTTCGTGTCATTGTGTGGCATTGGATGTGGAAGGGCGGTGTTATACTTGGGGACGCAATGAG AAGGGGCAGCTGGGCCATGGTGATACAATTCAGCGCGATAGGCCAACTGTAGTGTCGGAACTTTCAAA AGTTGTTAGAGCTTCATCCGGGAAGAATCACACTGTAGTCCTTACTGAGGATGGACATTCTTTCGCCTTTGGCTGGAATAAGCATGGGCAGCTGGGTTCTGGTTCAGCAAAAAATG AAGTTGAGGCTTCCCCTGTTCGCTGTCAAGTGTCTGAGGTTAAAAATGTTGCTTGTGGGGGTGACTTCACTGTGTGGTTATCTAGTGTTGAAGGAGCTTCTATACT AACTGCCGGCCTTCCACAGTACGGGCAACTTGGGCATGGTACAGATAATGAG TATAATACTAAGGACAGCTCAGTGAAGCTTGCTTATGAAGCCCAACCACGCCCTAAAGCAATAGCCTCTCTAGCTGGGGAAATTATTGTGAAAGTTGCATGTGGAACAAATCATACAG TGGCAGTGGATGCAAATGGCTATGTTTATAC GTGGGGCTATGGTGGTTATGGAAG GCTTGGACATAGGGAGCAGAAGGATGAATGGGCTCCTCGTCGTGTTGATGTCTTCCAAAGGAATAATATTCTGCCTCCTAATGCAATTATTTCAGCTGGTTCTGTAAACTCTGCATGTACTGCAG GTGGAGGGCAATTGTATATGTGGGGTAAAATTAAGAATACAGGTGACGACTGGATGTATCCTAAACCACTTATGGACTTAAG TGGCTGGAATTTGCGTTGCATGGATTCAGGCAATATGCACCATTTCGTTGGTGCTGATTCCTCCTGCATAAGCTGGGGTCATGCTCAAAATGGAGAGCTGGGATATGGCCCTAATGGACAGAA GTCTTCTGCAGTTCCCAAAAAGGTGGATATCCTTGAGGGTATGCATGTTATGAG TGTTGCATGTGGACTTGGCCATTCCATGGTTATTGTTGATAGAACAACTGTTGGTGACCGACTTGATCAG CTTGAGGTGTATGATGGCAAAGCTTCTGTTGAAG GGAGTGAGGAACCTGTGAGTGCCGCTCCAGCTTCTAAGCAAACTCCTAAAAGAGGTGCTTCAAAAGCATCCGAAAATTCCAAGAGGAAGAAGTCAAAAGAACCTTCTGATTCGGAAGATGAAGAAGACAGTGATGAGCCTGATGACGACAGTGATGGAAGTGATGATGAGGACAATGGTGAGCAAGAACCTAAAAGGCGACGAGGTGGGAAGACTTCTGGTAGAGGTAGAGGCAATGAAGCCAAAAAGGCGGCACCAGCTGAGGTAAAGCGTGGACGGGGTCGCCCTCCTTCCGCAAATAAAAGCCCAAGTCCTGCACCAGCAAAAACTGGAACTGGTAAGAGAGGAAGGCCTCGCAAGTCGTAA
- the LOC137737181 gene encoding uncharacterized protein isoform X1, which yields MSAVEVDKKVGDGENKQVEKSGELLFCGGTSWDAIGRRKGAIEGNLISPTRLRPLVDIDIRFVASGCSSCHCVALDVEGRCYTWGRNEKGQLGHGDTIQRDRPTVVSELSKYRVVRASSGKNHTVVLTEDGHSFAFGWNKHGQLGSGSAKNEVEASPVRCQVSEVKNVACGGDFTVWLSSVEGASILTAGLPQYGQLGHGTDNEYNTKDSSVKLAYEAQPRPKAIASLAGEIIVKVACGTNHTVAVDANGYVYTWGYGGYGRLGHREQKDEWAPRRVDVFQRNNILPPNAIISAGSVNSACTAGGGQLYMWGKIKNTGDDWMYPKPLMDLSGWNLRCMDSGNMHHFVGADSSCISWGHAQNGELGYGPNGQKSSAVPKKVDILEGMHVMSVACGLGHSMVIVDRTTVGDRLDQLEVYDGKASVEGSEEPVSAAPASKQTPKRGASKASENSKRKKSKEPSDSEDEEDSDEPDDDSDGSDDEDNGEQEPKRRRGGKTSGRGRGNEAKKAAPAEVKRGRGRPPSANKSPSPAPAKTGTGKRGRPRKS from the exons ATGTCTGCGGTCGAGGTGGATAAGAAGGTGGGGGATGGGGAGAATAAGCAGGTGGAGAAATCGGGAGAGCTTTTGTTCTGCGGAGGTACGTCTTGGGACGCCATTGGTCGCCGCAAAGGCGCCATTGAAGGTAACTTGATCTCCCCCACGCGCCTCCGCCCTCTCGTCGATATCGACATCCGATTCGTCGCCTCGGGTTGCT CTTCGTGTCATTGTGTGGCATTGGATGTGGAAGGGCGGTGTTATACTTGGGGACGCAATGAG AAGGGGCAGCTGGGCCATGGTGATACAATTCAGCGCGATAGGCCAACTGTAGTGTCGGAACTTTCAAA GTACAGAGTTGTTAGAGCTTCATCCGGGAAGAATCACACTGTAGTCCTTACTGAGGATGGACATTCTTTCGCCTTTGGCTGGAATAAGCATGGGCAGCTGGGTTCTGGTTCAGCAAAAAATG AAGTTGAGGCTTCCCCTGTTCGCTGTCAAGTGTCTGAGGTTAAAAATGTTGCTTGTGGGGGTGACTTCACTGTGTGGTTATCTAGTGTTGAAGGAGCTTCTATACT AACTGCCGGCCTTCCACAGTACGGGCAACTTGGGCATGGTACAGATAATGAG TATAATACTAAGGACAGCTCAGTGAAGCTTGCTTATGAAGCCCAACCACGCCCTAAAGCAATAGCCTCTCTAGCTGGGGAAATTATTGTGAAAGTTGCATGTGGAACAAATCATACAG TGGCAGTGGATGCAAATGGCTATGTTTATAC GTGGGGCTATGGTGGTTATGGAAG GCTTGGACATAGGGAGCAGAAGGATGAATGGGCTCCTCGTCGTGTTGATGTCTTCCAAAGGAATAATATTCTGCCTCCTAATGCAATTATTTCAGCTGGTTCTGTAAACTCTGCATGTACTGCAG GTGGAGGGCAATTGTATATGTGGGGTAAAATTAAGAATACAGGTGACGACTGGATGTATCCTAAACCACTTATGGACTTAAG TGGCTGGAATTTGCGTTGCATGGATTCAGGCAATATGCACCATTTCGTTGGTGCTGATTCCTCCTGCATAAGCTGGGGTCATGCTCAAAATGGAGAGCTGGGATATGGCCCTAATGGACAGAA GTCTTCTGCAGTTCCCAAAAAGGTGGATATCCTTGAGGGTATGCATGTTATGAG TGTTGCATGTGGACTTGGCCATTCCATGGTTATTGTTGATAGAACAACTGTTGGTGACCGACTTGATCAG CTTGAGGTGTATGATGGCAAAGCTTCTGTTGAAG GGAGTGAGGAACCTGTGAGTGCCGCTCCAGCTTCTAAGCAAACTCCTAAAAGAGGTGCTTCAAAAGCATCCGAAAATTCCAAGAGGAAGAAGTCAAAAGAACCTTCTGATTCGGAAGATGAAGAAGACAGTGATGAGCCTGATGACGACAGTGATGGAAGTGATGATGAGGACAATGGTGAGCAAGAACCTAAAAGGCGACGAGGTGGGAAGACTTCTGGTAGAGGTAGAGGCAATGAAGCCAAAAAGGCGGCACCAGCTGAGGTAAAGCGTGGACGGGGTCGCCCTCCTTCCGCAAATAAAAGCCCAAGTCCTGCACCAGCAAAAACTGGAACTGGTAAGAGAGGAAGGCCTCGCAAGTCGTAA
- the LOC137730834 gene encoding bZIP transcription factor 29-like, whose translation MEGSDDTGSGSAKQQRPNPTFGSSSFSVPKPNSNLDIPNFSPSSQMGLPMRQSSPSLSPENSKRPGIPPSHPNNHNSMPFSNVMRPQSRSWQLGTQSLSPGSSHSRSLSQPPFFSLDSLPPLSPLTYRDPSGPSLSDPNSVEVSMEETVVNSQGPSLRSPVSDSSAFWAGDGLPPRRGHRRSNSDVPLGFSAIIQSSPQLIPIGRRTSLDGSASGRDNSGIGKPNQLMKQGSNGNAEGMDERKSGGEITDDLFNAYMNLENIDKMNSSGNEDKDLDSRASGSKTNGCESSDNEVESGLKGNGNGRQRPGSGFPSERREGLKRTASGDVVSNVRHCRSISMDSYMESLNFDDEPLKPLPLGQQSPSTSLDGNSAKISMEFGSGEFNAIELKKIMESEKLAEIALSDPKRAKRILANRQSAARSKERKMRYIQELEHKVQTLQTEATTLSAQFTKLQRDSVGLTSENNELKFRLQALEQQAQLKDALNEALTGEVQRLKLAAGELGGGEGHLSNHLAQQLSINQQMLQLQHLNLYQMQQQPQHQAQQNTQPQQFMQQPQQNRPSHHQNGNATAKPELSQ comes from the exons ATGGAGGGCAGTGATGACACTGGTAGTGGTAGTGCCAAGCAGCAGCGGCCTAATCCAACTTTTGGGTCGTCGTCTTTCTCGGTTCCTAAGCCAAACAGCAATTTAGATATTCCCAATTTCAGCCCTTCTTCTCAGATGGGTCTCCCCATGCGTCAATCTTCCCCTAGTTTGAGTCCTGAGAACAGTAAGAGGCCTGGGATTCCTCCTTCGCACCCGAATAACCACAATTCGATGCCTTTTTCGAATGTCATGAGGCCTCAATCGCGTTCTTGGCAGTTGGGAACACAGAGTCTGAGCCCAGGGTCATCCCACTCTAGGTCTTTGTCTCAGCCTCCGTTTTTCTCGCTTGATTCCCTGCCCCCATTGAGCCCTTTGACTTACCGCGACCCCTCCGGTCCTTCTCTGTCTGACCCGAATTCAGTTGAGGTTTCCATGGAGGAGACTGTTGTTAATTCTCAGGGACCTTCACTTCGTTCCCCGGTTTCTGATAGCAGTGCATTTTGGGCTGGAGATGGCCTTCCCCCTCGCAGAGGGCACCGGCGCTCTAACAGTGATGTTCCGTTAGGATTCTCAGCTATCATTCAATCTTCGCCTCAGTTGATTCCCATTGGGCGGCGAACAAGTTTGGATGGATCGGCTTCTGGGAGAGACAATTCAGGGATTGGAAAGCCAAATCAGCTGATGAAACAGGGATCAAATGGGAATGCAGAGGGAATGGATGAGAGGAAATCAGGGGGAGAGATTACGGATGATTTATTTAATGCATACATGAATTTGGAGAACATTGACAAAATGAACTCGTCCGGTAATGAGGATAAGGATTTGGATAGCAGAGCCAGTGGCTCGAAGACAAACGGTTGCGAGAGTAGTGATAATGAAGTGGAAAGTGGTCTAAAGGGGAATGGCAACGGCAGGCAGAGGCCAGGTTCTGGTTTTCCGAGTGAGAGGAGGGAAGGGCTCAAGAGGACTGCTAGCGGCGATGTTGTATCTAATGTCCGACACTGTAGGAGCATTTCAATGGATAGTTATATGGAAAGTCTGAATTTCGATGATGAACCATTGAAACCCCTGCCGCTAGGCCAACAATCACCCAGCACTTCGCTTGATGGTAACTCAGCCAAGATCAGCATGGAGTTTGGAAGTGGTGAGTTCAATGCAATTGAGTTGAAAAAGATAATGGAAAGTGAGAAACTTGCTGAGATAGCACTATCAGACCCCAAACGTGCAAAGAG GATTTTGGCTAACCGTCAGTCAGCTGCTCGTTCCAAGGAGAGGAAGATGCGATACATTCAAGAATTGGAACACAAGGTGCAAACCCTGCAGACGGAGGCAACCACTTTGTCTGCCCAGTTTACAAAGTTGCAG AGAGATTCTGTGGGTCTTACAAGTGAGAACAATGAGTTGAAATTTCGGCTGCAAGCTCTGGAACAACAGGCCCAACTGAAAGATG CTTTAAATGAAGCCTTGACTGGAGAAGTGCAGCGACTAAAGCTTGCCGCTGGAGAGCTCGGTGGAGGAGAAGGCCACCTTTCAAACCACCTGGCGCAGCAATTATCTATTAACCAGCAAATGCTTCAACTGCAGCATCTCAACCTCTATCAAATGCAACAGCAGCCACAGCACCAAGCTCAACAGAACACGCAACCGCAGCAGTTCATGCAGCAGCCTCAGCAAAATCGACCTTCGCATCACCAGAACGGCAACGCTACCGCTAAGCCGGAGTTGAGCCAATAG